Proteins found in one Chlamydia pneumoniae TW-183 genomic segment:
- a CDS encoding 4-hydroxy-3-methylbut-2-en-1-yl diphosphate synthase, translating into MTLITPAINSSRRKTHTVRIGNLYIGSDHSIKTQSMTTTLTTDIDSTVEQIYALAEHNCDIVRVTVQGIKEAQACEKIKERLIALGLNIPLVADIHFFPQAAMLVADFADKVRINPGNYIDKRNMFKGTKIYTEASYAQSLLRLEEKFAPLVEKCKRLGKAMRIGVNHGSLSERIMQKYGDTIEGMVASAIEYIAVCEKLNYRDVVFSMKSSNPKIMVTAYRQLAKDLDARGWLYPLHLGVTEAGMGVDGIIKSAVGIGTLLAEGLGDTIRCSLTGCPTTEIPVCDSLLRHTKIYLDLPEKKNPFSLQHSENFVSAAEKPAKTTLWGDVYGVFLKLYPHHLTDFTPEELLEHLGVNPVTKEKAFTTPEGVVVPPELKDAPITDVLREHFLVFHHHQVPCLYEHNEEIWDSPAVHQAPFVHFHASDPFIHTSRDFFEKQGHQGKPTKLVFSRDFDNKEEAAISIATEFGALLLDGLGEAVVLDLPNLPLQDVLKIAFGTLQNAGVRLVKTEYISCPMCGRTLFDLEEVTTRIRKRTQHLPGLKIAIMGCIVNGPGEMADADFGFVGSKTGMIDLYVKHTCVKAHIPMEDAEEELIRLLQEHGVWKDPEETKLTV; encoded by the coding sequence ATGACACTCATTACCCCTGCCATCAATTCCTCGCGACGCAAAACCCATACAGTAAGAATAGGCAACTTATACATAGGCAGTGACCACTCAATAAAAACCCAATCAATGACAACGACATTAACCACAGACATTGACAGTACAGTAGAGCAAATCTACGCTCTAGCGGAACATAATTGTGATATTGTCAGAGTGACTGTACAGGGAATCAAGGAAGCACAAGCCTGTGAAAAAATTAAAGAACGTCTGATTGCTCTAGGGTTAAATATCCCTTTGGTTGCAGATATCCACTTCTTCCCTCAAGCAGCTATGTTAGTTGCTGATTTTGCTGACAAGGTTCGCATCAATCCAGGCAACTACATAGATAAGAGGAACATGTTCAAGGGGACGAAGATCTATACAGAGGCAAGCTATGCCCAAAGTCTCCTGCGTCTTGAAGAAAAGTTTGCTCCTTTAGTAGAGAAATGTAAGCGACTAGGCAAGGCTATGCGCATTGGAGTGAACCACGGGTCACTTTCCGAAAGAATCATGCAAAAATATGGCGACACTATCGAAGGAATGGTAGCCTCAGCAATTGAATATATCGCTGTATGTGAAAAGCTGAATTATAGAGATGTTGTCTTCTCAATGAAATCTAGCAATCCGAAGATCATGGTAACTGCATACCGCCAACTTGCTAAAGACTTAGATGCTAGAGGCTGGCTCTATCCCCTTCACCTTGGAGTTACTGAAGCTGGAATGGGCGTGGACGGGATCATAAAATCCGCAGTAGGAATCGGAACTCTTCTTGCCGAAGGACTCGGGGATACCATACGCTGCTCTCTCACAGGGTGTCCCACTACAGAAATTCCTGTCTGTGATAGCTTGCTACGCCATACGAAAATCTACTTAGACCTTCCAGAAAAGAAAAATCCCTTTTCCCTACAACACTCCGAAAACTTTGTTTCTGCTGCAGAGAAGCCTGCGAAAACAACACTTTGGGGAGACGTCTACGGAGTCTTTTTAAAACTCTATCCTCACCATCTTACCGACTTTACTCCTGAAGAACTCTTAGAACACTTGGGGGTAAATCCCGTAACAAAAGAAAAAGCATTCACAACTCCTGAAGGGGTCGTCGTTCCCCCTGAGTTAAAAGATGCTCCTATTACAGATGTACTTCGAGAACACTTTTTAGTTTTCCACCACCATCAAGTGCCTTGCCTATATGAACACAATGAGGAGATTTGGGATAGCCCTGCTGTTCATCAAGCTCCATTTGTGCATTTTCATGCTTCAGACCCCTTCATTCATACCTCCCGAGATTTCTTTGAAAAACAAGGACACCAAGGAAAACCGACCAAGCTAGTATTTTCAAGGGACTTTGACAATAAAGAAGAAGCTGCTATTTCCATAGCAACAGAGTTTGGAGCTCTGCTTCTTGATGGCCTTGGAGAAGCTGTGGTTCTTGACTTACCGAACCTTCCCCTACAGGACGTGCTAAAAATTGCCTTTGGCACTCTACAAAATGCAGGGGTGCGCCTTGTAAAAACAGAGTACATCTCCTGTCCTATGTGTGGTCGGACCCTCTTTGATCTTGAAGAAGTCACCACACGTATCCGCAAGAGAACGCAGCACCTACCAGGACTTAAGATCGCTATCATGGGTTGTATTGTGAATGGCCCTGGAGAAATGGCAGATGCAGATTTTGGATTTGTAGGTTCCAAAACAGGGATGATCGATCTTTATGTAAAACATACTTGTGTAAAAGCTCACATACCCATGGAAGATGCTGAAGAAGAATTAATTCGACTTTTACAAGAACATGGGGTATGGAAAGACCCTGAAGAAACTAAGTTGACAGTATGA
- the sucB gene encoding dihydrolipoyllysine-residue succinyltransferase — MTTEVRIPNIAESISEVTVASLLVTEGALIQENQGLLEIESDKVNQLIYAPVSGRIFWEVSEGDVVPVGGVVGKIEPAGEGEELGDSQSKETIEAEIICFPQSGVRQSPPENKTFIPLRDQMDQGSQGLSAGDRGETRERMTSIRKTISRRLLSALHESAMLTTFNEVYMTPLFHLRKEKQEEFLSRYGVKLGFMSFFVKAVLEALKAYPRVNAYIDGEEIVYRHYYDISIAVGIDRGLVVPVIRDCDKLSNGEIEQKLADLALRAREGLLAIAELEGGGFTITNGGVYGSLLSTPIINPPQVGILGMHKIEKRPVVLDNEIVIADMMYVALSYDHRLIDGKEAVGFLVKVKEGLENPASLLDL, encoded by the coding sequence ATGACTACAGAAGTACGCATTCCTAATATTGCAGAGTCGATTAGCGAGGTGACCGTAGCTTCCTTGTTAGTTACAGAGGGTGCTCTGATTCAAGAAAACCAGGGCTTACTAGAAATTGAAAGTGATAAGGTAAATCAGCTCATTTATGCCCCAGTATCGGGAAGAATTTTCTGGGAGGTTTCAGAAGGCGATGTTGTTCCTGTAGGGGGGGTAGTGGGAAAAATAGAGCCCGCAGGTGAAGGGGAAGAGCTTGGAGATTCTCAGTCTAAAGAGACTATAGAAGCTGAGATCATTTGCTTTCCTCAGTCTGGGGTGCGTCAGTCTCCTCCAGAGAATAAAACGTTTATTCCTCTTCGTGATCAGATGGACCAAGGATCCCAAGGTCTTTCTGCAGGAGATCGAGGAGAAACTCGAGAACGCATGACCTCGATTCGTAAGACAATTTCGCGGCGTCTTTTGTCTGCTTTACATGAGTCTGCGATGCTCACGACATTCAATGAGGTCTATATGACACCTCTTTTTCATTTGCGAAAGGAAAAACAAGAAGAGTTTCTATCTCGATATGGGGTGAAGTTAGGATTTATGTCTTTCTTTGTGAAAGCTGTCTTAGAGGCTTTGAAGGCATATCCACGAGTGAACGCCTATATTGATGGCGAGGAGATTGTTTACCGTCACTATTATGACATTTCTATTGCTGTAGGTATCGATCGAGGACTTGTGGTTCCTGTGATACGCGATTGCGATAAACTTTCTAACGGGGAGATTGAGCAGAAACTCGCAGATCTTGCCCTTCGGGCTCGTGAAGGCCTACTTGCAATAGCGGAGCTTGAGGGAGGAGGTTTCACAATTACCAATGGAGGCGTATATGGATCGCTACTTTCGACTCCCATTATCAATCCCCCGCAAGTGGGGATTTTGGGGATGCATAAGATAGAAAAGCGCCCCGTTGTTCTTGATAATGAAATTGTAATTGCAGATATGATGTATGTCGCTTTAAGCTATGATCATCGTCTTATTGATGGGAAAGAGGCTGTTGGGTTTTTAGTCAAAGTGAAAGAAGGCCTAGAGAATCCTGCCTCATTACTCGACTTGTAA
- the pgeF gene encoding peptidoglycan editing factor PgeF — translation MTLSFHTHPLNYWTFEEFDGLPIRHGVFSKQKDAEGTVFAAKNPEIASALQSPKYCDLHQRHGTSVRCVTPTSPTYQPADGLCTQSPLLSLHIRHSDCQAAIFYDREHHAIANVHSGWRGLLGNIYAVTVGTMKKLFHTKPQDLFVAIGPSIGPDYAIYPDYATLFPRSFLPFMNPKNHFDLRAIARKQLTNLGISKDRIFISDLCTYTEHDAFFSSRYLAHHPDPNLTGQHSKNRNNVTAVLLLPRD, via the coding sequence ATGACTCTATCCTTCCACACTCACCCTCTGAACTATTGGACTTTCGAAGAATTCGATGGTTTGCCTATACGCCACGGAGTCTTTTCAAAACAAAAGGATGCCGAGGGCACGGTCTTCGCAGCCAAGAATCCTGAGATTGCTTCAGCTCTCCAATCTCCGAAGTATTGCGACCTTCATCAACGCCACGGCACTTCCGTACGTTGTGTTACACCTACATCCCCCACCTACCAACCTGCAGACGGACTGTGCACGCAGTCTCCGCTCCTCTCTCTCCATATCCGCCATTCCGATTGCCAAGCAGCTATCTTTTATGATCGAGAACACCACGCAATCGCAAATGTACACAGCGGATGGCGAGGATTGCTTGGCAATATCTATGCTGTCACCGTAGGTACTATGAAAAAATTATTTCATACAAAACCACAAGATCTCTTCGTAGCTATCGGCCCTTCCATCGGTCCAGATTATGCTATCTATCCCGATTACGCTACGTTATTTCCTCGTAGCTTTCTTCCCTTTATGAATCCCAAAAACCATTTTGACCTGCGTGCGATTGCTCGCAAGCAACTTACGAATTTAGGAATCTCTAAAGACCGCATTTTTATCTCAGACCTCTGTACCTACACGGAACACGACGCTTTCTTTTCTTCAAGGTACCTTGCTCACCATCCCGATCCCAATCTCACAGGCCAACATTCAAAAAATAGAAATAATGTAACCGCCGTCCTTCTCCTACCCAGAGATTAA
- a CDS encoding 2-oxoglutarate dehydrogenase E1 component: MDSEFVGQVYSSDMDWIESMYQRFMNHETLDPSWKYFFEGYQLGQAASPSEASTKISGNETIAMLQEQKSQFLCTIYRYYGYLQSQISTLAPTTDSRFIQEKIAKIDLDEQVPSAGLLPKAQVSVRELIEALKKCYCGSLTLETLTCTPELQEFVWNLMEKRQVERFAEQLLRSYKDLCKATFFEEFLQIKFTGQKRFSLEGGETLVPMLEHLVHYGSALGISNYVLGMAHRGRLNVLTNVLGKPYRYVFMEFEDDPAARGLESVGDVKYHKGYVLKSHQKDRETTFVMLPNASHLESVDPIVEGVVAALQHQGHAGKEQSSLAILVHGDAAFSGQGVVYETLQLSRVPGYSTEGTLHIVVNNYIGFTAVPRESRSTPYCTDIAKMLGIPVFRVNSEDVVACIEAIEYALQVRERFSCDVIIDLCCYRKYGHNESDDPSVTAPLLYDQIKRKKSIRELFRQYLLEGQFADISEETLASIEKEIQESLNREFQVLKGTDPEPFPKKECHHCDRLNNGELILHDCDVSLDRETLFHMSSRLCGFPDNFHPHPKIKTLLEKRMKMAEGGVGYDWAMAEELAFASLLIEGYNLRLSGQDSIRGTFSQRHLVWSDTVTGDTYSPLYHLSAEQGSVEMYNSPLSEYAILGFEYGYAQQALKTLVLWEAQFGDFANGAQIIFDQYISSGIQKWDLHSDIVLLLPHGYEGQGPEHSSSRIERYLQLAANWNFQVVLPSTPVQYFRILREHAKRDLSLPLVIFTPKLLLRYPQCVSSIEEFTEPGGFRAILEDADPNYDASILVLCSGKIYYDYAEMLPQDRRKDFSCLRIESLYPLALEDLVSLIDKYSHLKHFVWLQEESKNMGAYDYMFMALQDILPEKLLYIGRPRSSSTASGSAKLSRQELVTCMETLFSLR; encoded by the coding sequence ATGGATTCCGAGTTTGTGGGGCAAGTATATTCTTCGGATATGGATTGGATCGAGTCTATGTATCAGAGATTTATGAATCACGAGACTTTGGATCCTTCTTGGAAGTATTTTTTTGAAGGGTATCAGCTCGGTCAAGCAGCATCTCCATCAGAAGCTAGTACTAAGATTTCTGGGAATGAAACTATTGCTATGCTTCAAGAACAAAAATCTCAGTTTCTATGTACGATTTATCGTTATTATGGATATTTGCAAAGTCAAATTTCAACGCTTGCCCCAACTACAGATTCTCGATTCATTCAGGAAAAGATCGCTAAGATTGATCTGGATGAGCAGGTGCCTTCTGCGGGTCTACTTCCTAAAGCTCAGGTTTCGGTACGAGAGCTGATCGAAGCTTTAAAAAAATGCTATTGCGGAAGTCTTACTTTAGAAACCCTAACATGTACTCCTGAGTTGCAGGAGTTTGTTTGGAATCTTATGGAGAAGCGACAAGTGGAGCGCTTTGCAGAGCAGCTCCTTCGCTCCTATAAAGACTTATGTAAAGCAACGTTTTTTGAAGAGTTCTTACAGATAAAATTTACAGGTCAGAAACGTTTTTCTTTAGAGGGCGGAGAGACCTTGGTCCCCATGTTGGAGCATCTTGTTCATTATGGATCGGCATTAGGAATTTCTAACTACGTTTTAGGAATGGCCCATCGAGGTCGTTTGAATGTATTAACGAATGTTTTGGGAAAGCCTTACCGTTATGTCTTTATGGAGTTTGAAGACGATCCTGCAGCACGTGGTTTAGAGAGTGTTGGGGATGTAAAGTACCATAAAGGGTATGTGCTAAAGTCCCATCAGAAAGATAGGGAAACTACCTTTGTGATGTTGCCAAACGCTAGTCATCTCGAATCTGTAGATCCTATTGTCGAGGGGGTCGTGGCTGCCTTGCAACACCAAGGTCACGCAGGTAAAGAGCAAAGCAGCTTAGCAATTTTAGTTCATGGAGATGCAGCATTTTCTGGTCAGGGAGTGGTTTATGAAACTCTCCAGCTGAGTCGTGTTCCAGGGTATTCTACTGAGGGTACGCTTCACATTGTTGTGAATAATTACATAGGGTTTACCGCAGTGCCACGGGAGTCAAGGTCCACCCCTTATTGTACGGATATTGCTAAAATGCTAGGGATTCCTGTATTTCGAGTGAATAGCGAGGACGTCGTTGCCTGTATAGAAGCTATAGAGTACGCTCTGCAAGTTCGTGAGAGATTTAGTTGTGATGTGATCATAGATCTCTGCTGTTATCGCAAGTATGGACATAATGAAAGTGACGATCCCTCAGTAACAGCTCCCTTACTCTATGATCAGATTAAGAGAAAGAAGAGTATTCGCGAGCTGTTTAGGCAATATCTGTTGGAAGGGCAGTTTGCAGATATTTCTGAAGAAACTTTGGCATCTATTGAAAAAGAGATTCAAGAGAGTCTGAATCGTGAGTTTCAAGTATTGAAAGGGACGGATCCAGAACCCTTTCCTAAAAAAGAATGTCATCACTGCGATCGCTTAAATAACGGCGAGCTTATTTTGCATGATTGTGATGTTTCTTTGGATCGCGAGACTCTTTTTCATATGAGCTCGCGTCTTTGTGGTTTCCCTGACAATTTTCATCCCCATCCTAAAATTAAGACTCTTTTAGAAAAAAGAATGAAAATGGCAGAAGGTGGGGTTGGTTATGATTGGGCGATGGCCGAAGAATTAGCCTTTGCTTCGCTATTAATCGAAGGGTACAACCTGAGACTCTCAGGTCAAGATTCTATTCGCGGGACATTCAGCCAACGACATTTGGTATGGAGTGATACTGTGACTGGAGATACCTACTCTCCATTGTACCATCTTTCTGCAGAGCAGGGCTCTGTAGAAATGTATAATTCTCCTCTTTCCGAATATGCAATTTTAGGGTTTGAGTATGGCTATGCTCAACAGGCATTAAAGACTTTAGTGTTATGGGAAGCGCAGTTTGGGGATTTTGCTAATGGTGCACAAATCATTTTCGATCAGTATATCTCTTCGGGAATTCAGAAGTGGGATTTACACTCTGACATTGTTCTGCTTCTTCCCCATGGGTATGAGGGCCAAGGACCCGAGCATTCTTCATCTCGTATAGAACGTTATTTGCAATTAGCCGCGAACTGGAATTTTCAAGTGGTCTTGCCTTCCACTCCTGTGCAATATTTTCGGATTCTCAGAGAGCATGCTAAGAGAGATCTTTCTTTGCCTTTGGTGATCTTTACTCCTAAGTTGCTGCTGAGATATCCACAATGTGTAAGTAGTATCGAGGAGTTCACAGAACCTGGGGGATTCCGTGCTATTCTCGAAGATGCCGATCCTAATTATGATGCTTCTATTTTGGTATTGTGTTCGGGAAAGATCTATTATGATTATGCAGAAATGCTTCCTCAAGATCGGCGTAAGGACTTTTCTTGCTTGCGTATAGAGAGCTTGTATCCTTTAGCTCTTGAGGATTTAGTGAGCCTTATCGATAAGTATTCTCATTTGAAACATTTTGTTTGGCTACAAGAAGAATCCAAGAATATGGGGGCCTATGACTATATGTTTATGGCGTTGCAAGACATTCTTCCTGAGAAACTGCTATATATAGGACGTCCTCGGAGTAGTTCCACAGCTTCTGGATCAGCGAAGCTCAGTCGTCAAGAGCTGGTCACGTGTATGGAAACCCTCTTTTCTTTAAGGTAA